A portion of the Sphaerochaeta pleomorpha str. Grapes genome contains these proteins:
- a CDS encoding substrate-binding domain-containing protein has protein sequence MAKKKQCIGVFTASLDDAYQSTVWHAIEQSAQEKGFGSISFLGSRLGSPIASEASSNLAYYLANKRNIDGLIIIASSLETFLTSVDLKAFFASWADLPRVSIGMRIPGMSDVNVNGSKALANAIEHLIDEHGHTHFALIGGPVSHDEAISRMDTCLSTLKKRNISIDKRLIVSGTFTQDSGAEAVDRLCKTGLGFDALVCLNDRMAQGALEELTKKGIRVPEDVALIGFDGIESSLYTLPPLTTVVQPMHALGATSVAILDRLMKGGSEEHITLECTSIIRESCGCKPRFRYTPDLQELPLYASLTERQEIQKLIELIQNSDYDGLIYTLNHAMDTTWAEIGSITRWYEYLSFIEHQCRLSVVPDKRSLANLMGAAKAFTAEKIGRYQATKRVSAESSFETLRRVSAILAGAFELSDMFSNLKKGLKMFGIDRGYLVVFDKDKKKAQLLMDIEQEGKSDSSLPQEFKRTNLLPSSVSHTLHQGQWILMPLVYNMEPLGYLIVPIGIEIPALYDILQEQISSNLKGTLLLEQIKSHEKTLAQQVDVRTKDLIRTNRELSTEIKRRNELEKEVLEISNKTIERIGQDLHDDLCQHLLGVSLMVSSVKKTATDHQYETVETLDKISLLLSESITKIKTISRGMLPFEMEPHTFLQRIDALVGDTLRISHVDVQIKADPEFEIEDANAALHIFHILQEALNNSIKHSHSKHIEITLENKTDRNGKPFKVASVVDDGVGLPEHIREGGLGLRIMRSRANMAKAELAIKSSKKGTSVCIYLGRQGNGTTN, from the coding sequence ATGGCCAAAAAAAAACAGTGCATCGGCGTATTTACAGCTTCATTGGATGACGCCTACCAATCGACAGTCTGGCATGCCATAGAACAGAGCGCACAGGAAAAAGGCTTTGGTTCCATCTCGTTTTTAGGGTCGCGCCTCGGTTCCCCGATTGCATCCGAAGCTTCGTCAAACCTTGCCTATTACCTTGCCAATAAACGTAATATCGATGGGTTGATCATCATAGCCTCCTCACTGGAGACGTTCCTTACCTCTGTCGATCTCAAAGCCTTCTTTGCTTCCTGGGCTGACCTTCCAAGAGTATCCATAGGCATGAGAATACCAGGTATGAGTGATGTCAATGTCAATGGGTCCAAGGCTCTCGCAAATGCAATCGAACACCTTATCGACGAACATGGACACACCCATTTTGCCTTGATTGGCGGACCGGTGAGCCATGACGAGGCAATCAGCAGGATGGATACCTGTCTCTCCACGCTAAAAAAACGGAATATTTCCATCGACAAGCGTTTGATCGTCAGTGGCACTTTCACCCAGGATTCGGGCGCAGAGGCTGTTGACAGGCTCTGCAAGACAGGCCTTGGCTTCGATGCCCTGGTATGTCTCAACGACCGCATGGCCCAGGGGGCCCTGGAGGAACTGACAAAAAAAGGAATCCGTGTCCCTGAGGATGTAGCGCTTATCGGATTCGACGGTATAGAATCTTCTCTGTATACCTTGCCTCCCCTTACAACCGTTGTGCAACCTATGCATGCGCTGGGTGCAACATCCGTTGCAATTCTCGATCGCTTGATGAAAGGGGGAAGCGAAGAGCATATAACCTTGGAGTGCACCTCCATAATCCGTGAGTCCTGTGGTTGTAAACCCCGGTTCCGTTATACCCCAGACCTACAGGAACTGCCCCTGTACGCCAGCCTCACAGAGAGACAGGAAATACAAAAACTTATCGAATTGATACAAAACAGTGATTATGATGGCCTGATTTACACGCTCAACCATGCCATGGATACGACCTGGGCAGAAATCGGCTCCATAACCCGCTGGTACGAGTATCTTTCGTTTATTGAACACCAATGCAGGCTCTCTGTAGTGCCGGACAAACGATCGCTTGCCAACCTCATGGGGGCCGCGAAGGCTTTCACTGCCGAAAAAATCGGAAGGTATCAGGCTACAAAACGGGTTTCTGCAGAATCTTCCTTCGAAACCTTACGCCGTGTCAGTGCCATCCTTGCAGGGGCTTTCGAACTCTCTGATATGTTTTCAAACCTCAAGAAAGGTTTGAAAATGTTTGGCATCGACCGGGGGTACCTGGTAGTTTTCGACAAGGATAAAAAGAAAGCGCAGCTTCTGATGGACATTGAACAAGAAGGCAAATCAGATTCCTCCCTGCCTCAGGAATTCAAACGAACGAACCTGCTCCCCTCTTCAGTCAGCCATACCTTGCACCAGGGACAATGGATATTGATGCCCCTGGTATATAACATGGAACCTCTTGGATACTTGATCGTCCCTATCGGCATAGAGATTCCTGCATTGTACGATATCCTGCAAGAACAGATTTCCAGTAATTTGAAGGGGACTTTGCTTCTGGAACAAATCAAGTCTCACGAGAAAACACTGGCCCAACAGGTTGATGTGAGAACGAAAGACCTTATCCGTACCAACAGGGAACTCTCTACCGAGATAAAGCGCAGAAACGAACTGGAAAAAGAAGTACTTGAAATTTCCAATAAAACCATCGAACGTATCGGCCAGGATTTGCATGATGATCTTTGCCAGCATCTTCTCGGTGTTTCCCTCATGGTTTCATCGGTAAAGAAAACAGCTACCGACCACCAGTATGAAACAGTGGAAACCTTGGACAAAATAAGCCTATTGCTTTCTGAGTCTATCACCAAGATAAAAACAATCTCCAGGGGTATGCTTCCTTTTGAAATGGAACCCCATACTTTTTTGCAACGTATCGATGCCCTGGTTGGGGATACTTTGAGAATTAGCCATGTAGATGTACAGATTAAGGCCGACCCCGAGTTTGAAATCGAAGATGCAAACGCAGCGTTGCATATCTTCCATATCCTGCAAGAAGCTTTGAATAACTCTATAAAGCACTCCCATTCCAAACATATCGAAATCACCCTCGAAAACAAAACCGACAGGAACGGAAAACCCTTCAAAGTCGCTTCGGTTGTAGATGATGGGGTTGGCTTGCCAGAGCATATCCGTGAAGGGGGACTTGGGTTGCGGATCATGCGTAGCCGTGCAAACATGGCAAAGGCAGAGTTAGCTATTAAGTCCTCGAAAAAGGGAACTTCAGTTTGCATTTATCTTGGGAGGCAAGGCAATGGGACAACAAATTGA
- a CDS encoding HD domain-containing protein produces MVTVSSPASNSWAFGPVSLVNDILFNKEFLKLKNYFHHSNHTYDHVVCVAYISYSIAKILGLDYRATARGGLVHDFFLYDWRGGKASNLQRNIQGKEHPLIALANARKNFSVNDLEADIIVKHMFPKTHALPRHSESFVVCFSDKIAASYEYLSHPKTHTISR; encoded by the coding sequence TTGGTAACAGTATCTTCTCCAGCTAGCAATAGTTGGGCTTTTGGACCAGTATCGCTTGTCAATGACATCCTTTTCAATAAAGAGTTTCTCAAACTCAAAAACTATTTCCACCATAGCAATCATACCTATGACCATGTCGTCTGTGTTGCCTATATTTCCTATTCCATTGCCAAAATCCTCGGACTCGACTACAGGGCGACTGCAAGAGGTGGCTTAGTGCATGATTTCTTCCTGTATGACTGGAGAGGAGGAAAGGCAAGCAACCTACAAAGGAATATACAGGGAAAGGAACATCCTCTCATCGCATTGGCAAATGCCAGAAAAAACTTTTCAGTAAACGACCTTGAGGCAGATATCATCGTAAAGCACATGTTTCCAAAAACGCACGCACTTCCCAGGCACAGTGAAAGCTTTGTCGTTTGTTTCAGTGACAAGATAGCCGCAAGCTATGAATATCTTTCCCATCCCAAAACGCACACCATTTCACGCTGA
- a CDS encoding nitroreductase family protein, with the protein MKVIQDRRSIRKYTGQEIDEKTLAHLLESAQLAPSGSNSQPWHFLVITNKEMREKVAKVSHDQKWMLNAPLFIVCIAEIDADQECYLDEDSPDIDLKRGIRDTSIAAEHIVLEATARGLGTCWVAWFTQKEIRSVLDLPSYTYVVGILTVGYPDENPMPRNRKTLQEIVHYETW; encoded by the coding sequence ATGAAAGTAATCCAAGACAGAAGGAGTATCCGAAAATACACAGGCCAGGAAATCGATGAGAAAACCCTAGCCCATTTGCTGGAAAGTGCACAGCTTGCCCCCTCGGGAAGCAATTCCCAACCCTGGCATTTTCTGGTAATTACGAACAAGGAAATGCGAGAAAAAGTTGCAAAAGTCTCCCATGACCAGAAATGGATGCTCAATGCCCCGCTTTTCATTGTCTGTATTGCAGAAATCGATGCAGACCAGGAATGCTATCTTGACGAAGATTCGCCCGATATAGATCTCAAACGAGGTATCAGGGATACTTCTATTGCCGCAGAACATATCGTGTTGGAGGCAACAGCCAGAGGGTTGGGTACGTGCTGGGTTGCCTGGTTTACCCAAAAGGAAATACGCTCTGTATTGGACCTTCCCTCGTACACCTATGTCGTGGGAATCCTTACCGTAGGGTACCCTGATGAAAACCCAATGCCGAGGAACCGGAAAACCCTGCAGGAAATCGTTCATTACGAGACTTGGTAA
- a CDS encoding alpha/beta fold hydrolase has protein sequence METGHTAKQPKRKKGKRIMQIFGILVLITVIFLLIGTLLHATFFTSKKDQIKPYGQLVPVYDGYMHLTSMGSGDQTIVLLPGMGVGLPSADFAPLMRKLSEKYTVVIVEYFGVGFSSTTAIPRTTAQYVQEIRKSLSEAGFKAPYVLMPHSISSVYSEYYAAKYPQEVKAIISLDGTSTAFYAKMPAIVKAVLPIASFQQAVGTTSILAVLTTNTKKLLSYGYTEKEIKDMVTFAGFTINDTFLQQISESAEFVGQTKDLPFPPSIPYFKIISKKTYETPNKQLPMSPQEYQEQHLSRIGKQAQYEILDGSHFIYLTNIERISEITDEFLSEKAIAKY, from the coding sequence ATGGAAACCGGACACACGGCAAAACAACCAAAACGCAAGAAGGGGAAGAGAATCATGCAGATATTCGGTATACTTGTGCTCATTACAGTCATTTTCCTGCTCATCGGGACACTTCTCCATGCAACGTTCTTTACAAGCAAAAAGGATCAAATCAAGCCCTATGGGCAACTTGTTCCCGTATATGACGGATATATGCATCTGACTTCAATGGGCAGCGGGGACCAGACCATCGTATTGCTCCCTGGCATGGGAGTCGGCCTACCCTCTGCCGATTTTGCACCCTTGATGCGAAAGCTCAGCGAAAAGTATACCGTAGTCATCGTCGAATACTTCGGTGTAGGCTTCAGTAGCACAACGGCAATACCGAGAACCACTGCCCAGTATGTTCAAGAGATTCGCAAGTCCCTCAGTGAAGCAGGGTTCAAGGCCCCCTATGTGCTCATGCCCCATTCGATTTCCAGTGTCTACAGTGAATACTATGCCGCAAAATATCCGCAGGAAGTGAAAGCAATAATCAGTCTCGACGGAACATCCACCGCCTTTTATGCAAAGATGCCGGCCATCGTAAAGGCAGTCCTTCCAATTGCCAGTTTCCAGCAGGCAGTAGGTACCACTTCGATTCTTGCTGTCTTGACTACCAATACAAAGAAACTGCTCTCCTACGGGTATACCGAGAAAGAAATCAAAGACATGGTCACGTTCGCCGGTTTTACCATCAACGATACGTTTTTGCAGCAAATAAGCGAATCTGCAGAATTCGTCGGGCAAACAAAAGACCTTCCATTCCCCCCATCCATCCCCTACTTCAAGATCATCTCAAAAAAGACCTATGAGACACCAAACAAACAACTGCCGATGTCGCCCCAAGAATATCAGGAGCAACACCTATCTCGTATCGGAAAGCAGGCACAATATGAAATCCTGGATGGTTCCCATTTTATTTATCTTACTAATATCGAACGCATCTCAGAGATAACAGATGAATTCCTATCGGAAAAAGCTATCGCGAAATACTAG
- a CDS encoding helix-turn-helix domain-containing protein, translated as MKNINEVMLHPVRMRIVQEIAMQKTITTTQLSQVISDVPRTTLYRHINLLIDYNIVTIVSERKIRGSIERTLSLNLAKIQKLNTLENASQNALAFLLEKYGRFHTYFSGGQPNPGKDRIFLNNTVLMLNDNEFDQFLSEMQKLLVNYSFKAGPGRKARDISLISSPVEETEK; from the coding sequence ATGAAGAACATCAACGAAGTCATGCTACATCCTGTCCGTATGAGGATTGTGCAGGAAATTGCCATGCAGAAAACCATCACCACGACGCAACTTTCCCAGGTAATCTCTGATGTTCCCCGGACAACATTGTATCGTCATATCAACCTGCTTATCGATTACAACATCGTAACCATTGTTTCCGAAAGGAAAATCAGGGGAAGCATCGAGAGGACCCTTTCGCTGAACCTTGCGAAGATACAGAAACTCAACACCCTTGAAAATGCCTCGCAGAACGCCCTCGCCTTCCTGTTGGAAAAATATGGCAGATTCCATACCTATTTCTCCGGTGGGCAGCCAAACCCAGGCAAGGACAGGATTTTCTTGAATAACACCGTACTGATGCTAAACGACAATGAGTTTGACCAGTTCCTTTCGGAAATGCAAAAGCTTCTGGTCAACTATAGTTTCAAAGCAGGGCCAGGAAGGAAGGCCAGGGATATTTCCCTCATCTCCTCTCCTGTAGAGGAAACCGAAAAATAA
- a CDS encoding DUF72 domain-containing protein, translated as MATILIGTSGYSYTEWVGPVYPTGTKASEYLGLYASLFETVELNFSYYRMPEAAQLQSMHEQAPSLVFSIKAHETLTHSIDPASWKSEATLFRSALEPLLSSDSLKAVLLQFPYSFHYEPDQRRYLDALIRFLQGLPLAVEFRNAQWYNNRTLDALRALQVAFVSLDLPQVKGNPPIMDVATAPLAYLRLHGRNGETWWGSDAASRYDYLYSERELASLAQRIRALATGTSTVVVYFNNHRKGQAVINAQRLRILLGSGEKPV; from the coding sequence ATGGCAACCATATTGATCGGAACATCAGGATATAGCTACACAGAATGGGTCGGTCCCGTTTATCCAACAGGGACCAAGGCCAGTGAATACCTAGGCCTGTATGCCTCTCTGTTCGAGACAGTTGAATTGAATTTCAGCTATTACCGCATGCCAGAGGCCGCACAGTTGCAGAGTATGCACGAGCAGGCCCCCTCCTTGGTTTTTTCCATCAAGGCCCATGAAACGCTTACCCATAGCATAGATCCCGCTTCATGGAAAAGTGAGGCGACGTTGTTCCGTTCTGCCTTGGAGCCGCTTCTTTCTTCAGATTCCCTCAAAGCCGTGCTGCTCCAATTTCCCTATTCCTTTCATTACGAACCTGATCAGCGAAGGTATCTCGATGCGCTCATCCGGTTTTTGCAGGGGCTTCCCCTGGCGGTTGAATTCCGTAACGCCCAGTGGTACAACAACCGTACCCTCGATGCCTTGCGAGCCTTGCAGGTAGCGTTTGTTTCCCTCGACCTTCCCCAGGTCAAGGGAAATCCTCCTATTATGGATGTTGCTACCGCCCCTCTGGCCTATCTGCGGCTACACGGGAGAAACGGGGAGACCTGGTGGGGTTCCGATGCAGCTTCGCGGTACGACTATCTCTATAGCGAACGGGAACTGGCTTCCCTTGCCCAGCGGATAAGGGCTCTTGCGACAGGTACTTCTACCGTAGTGGTCTATTTCAATAATCATCGCAAAGGCCAGGCTGTTATAAACGCCCAGAGGCTGAGAATCCTTTTGGGTTCGGGGGAAAAACCCGTATGA
- a CDS encoding DNA polymerase Y family protein — protein MSSTHATIIHINVTDFAAAVAIAKQPSLSDTAFAIAREGSARRVIITPSPRAFKEGIRSGMPVAIAQRMLPSLQLIPPDAASNAKADAAINEIALRYSPTIQCDSGGHLYLDVEGTTRLFGPSVDCAVRIRNEVHERLCLEPAVAVAANKLVAKIGTRAIRPSGILQIRDGDEADFLFRQDISLLPGVGPSIRKLLLVAGIREIGQIASLDDMQAIAFLGKRGLALRDASRGVDFSPLDSKALGQRKIFRRVDFTEPVCELDAFRAAVITACEDAGLEMRIQRWGCSAVQISLAWSDGFSTEAMQRTKGQWVLDQELIPASWKAANQAMNRRVRIVAFTLSLRDLSPALREPDLFEPEGPTKEERLQSAVDETRSRFGPAILTHAAAVFHV, from the coding sequence ATGAGTAGTACCCATGCGACCATAATCCATATCAATGTCACTGATTTTGCCGCCGCAGTGGCAATTGCAAAGCAGCCATCCCTTAGTGATACAGCCTTTGCCATTGCTAGGGAGGGGTCTGCCAGGCGTGTCATCATTACCCCTTCCCCAAGGGCATTCAAAGAAGGTATCCGCAGTGGGATGCCTGTTGCCATTGCCCAGCGGATGTTGCCTTCTTTGCAATTGATCCCTCCCGATGCTGCTTCCAACGCAAAGGCAGATGCAGCGATCAATGAGATTGCCCTCAGGTATTCCCCCACCATCCAATGTGACAGCGGGGGTCATTTATATCTGGATGTGGAGGGGACCACCCGGTTATTCGGGCCCTCTGTCGACTGTGCGGTACGCATCCGCAATGAGGTGCATGAAAGGTTGTGCCTTGAACCTGCGGTTGCCGTGGCGGCCAACAAGCTGGTGGCAAAGATTGGGACGAGGGCAATTCGTCCCAGTGGTATTTTGCAGATCAGGGACGGGGATGAGGCTGATTTCCTTTTTAGGCAGGATATTTCCCTGCTTCCCGGGGTGGGGCCTTCTATCAGGAAATTGCTGCTTGTGGCAGGAATCCGGGAAATAGGGCAGATAGCTTCCCTTGATGATATGCAGGCCATTGCTTTCTTGGGCAAACGTGGTCTCGCTTTGCGTGATGCCTCACGGGGGGTGGATTTCTCCCCCCTCGATTCCAAGGCTTTGGGGCAGCGCAAGATTTTTCGCAGGGTCGATTTCACGGAGCCTGTCTGTGAGCTTGACGCCTTCCGTGCAGCGGTTATCACGGCCTGTGAAGATGCTGGGCTGGAAATGCGTATCCAGCGATGGGGCTGTTCGGCAGTGCAAATCTCCCTGGCCTGGAGTGACGGATTTTCCACTGAGGCAATGCAAAGGACGAAAGGACAATGGGTGCTTGACCAAGAACTTATCCCTGCCAGCTGGAAGGCCGCCAATCAGGCTATGAACCGTAGGGTACGTATCGTAGCGTTTACCCTTTCGCTTAGGGACCTTTCACCGGCTTTGAGGGAACCCGATTTGTTTGAACCGGAAGGCCCGACAAAAGAAGAGAGGCTGCAGTCTGCTGTCGATGAGACCCGCTCCCGGTTTGGCCCTGCCATACTCACCCATGCGGCGGCGGTGTTCCATGTCTAG
- a CDS encoding DNA polymerase III subunit alpha, with translation MSSRLGIRSSYSLLWGTAPIQKLFETLQSQGCKSVAITDRDNLYGFPACREAAKEAGIRLICGCELLCSQGSVFAFVQDSVGFSRLCELLTERNKDRSFDYLPSLAKDSAGLVLASFSSDILTFLKGTVVNLYAAISPRCLSSIPTARSLHLPLIALDDATFLQEEDRLIHSVLRAIATGKTVGTLAAEDQEGKGGVLLDEKAYRKAFSSWPEAVSGTEKVASLCTVDPFSGELIFPDYPTPGSTAQAELRKRVLRGAEQRYGELSDGILDRIEYELDIINRKGFASYFLVMHDIVAMSSRTCGRGSAAASIVSYSLYITNVDPIAYKLYFERFLSMARIDPPDIDVDFAWDERDGVFQQVFKRFGFDHCARVANHNSFRLRSAVRETARSYGIPDSQITQMEHRLFLTGLKDVSDPLWHTICSISRQMVGLPKELSMHCGGLVITPKKVSCYAPIGLSSVGYPLLSWEKEGAEAAGFVKIDLLGNRSLAVIRDALANLQEEGITIDETTWHPTMDRATVAALARGDSLGVFYIESPAMRQLQKKTGKGDFDHIVIHSSIIRPAANKYINEYVERLKGKPWKALHPRLAYILDETYGILCYQEDVSKTAVALASFNETDADALRKVIAKKAGGAKLARYERQFFEGCKANGIEEQTVKEVWAMMLSFDGYSFCKPHSASYAMVSFQSAYLRVHHPSAFMAAVLSNQGGYYRPHAYISEARRMGLSLVGPDINQSRVAYFAREKTLIIGLMAIANLSRTAMQAIIDERDRGGRFSSLEEVSPRLSLSRDDFVALAAAGAFDSLAPSLPRSEQLKQLLITSRKSEPFGQGDLFAKKRMPIVSKTKQMQGRITRTEDELHREYEALGFLTSYHPLVLWSKFLAPVKRILACDLSQHVNYHVNLIGWQVTQKEVMTKDGKSMGFVSFEDETALYEAVLFPDMFTRYYPLLCTQWPLEVFGLVQEDHGALCVQVISLKQVGRSKEVKT, from the coding sequence ATGTCTAGCCGACTTGGTATCCGTTCCTCCTATTCCCTGCTCTGGGGAACGGCCCCGATACAAAAATTGTTTGAGACGTTACAGAGCCAAGGTTGCAAATCTGTAGCCATAACAGACCGGGATAACCTCTATGGCTTCCCTGCGTGCAGGGAAGCGGCAAAAGAGGCTGGTATCAGGTTGATCTGTGGCTGTGAACTCCTCTGTAGCCAGGGTTCGGTGTTTGCCTTTGTCCAGGATAGCGTTGGTTTTTCCCGTCTGTGTGAGCTTTTGACCGAGCGTAACAAGGATAGGTCGTTCGATTACCTTCCTTCTTTGGCCAAGGATTCAGCGGGCCTTGTCCTTGCTTCCTTTTCTTCTGACATCCTTACGTTCCTCAAAGGTACTGTTGTGAATCTCTATGCCGCGATTTCTCCCCGTTGCTTATCTTCCATTCCCACTGCCCGATCACTGCACCTCCCCTTGATTGCCCTCGATGATGCTACCTTCCTACAAGAAGAGGACAGGCTGATACATTCGGTATTGCGTGCCATTGCCACAGGTAAGACTGTCGGGACGCTTGCTGCAGAGGACCAGGAGGGAAAGGGTGGGGTGCTGTTGGATGAAAAAGCCTATAGAAAGGCCTTTTCGTCATGGCCTGAAGCGGTATCTGGTACTGAAAAAGTTGCCTCTTTGTGCACTGTGGACCCTTTTTCAGGGGAACTGATTTTTCCAGACTATCCGACTCCAGGTTCCACGGCCCAGGCTGAGTTGAGAAAAAGGGTGTTGAGGGGAGCGGAACAGCGCTACGGTGAACTATCCGATGGAATCCTGGACCGCATCGAGTACGAGCTGGATATTATCAATCGGAAGGGCTTTGCCTCGTATTTTTTGGTAATGCATGACATTGTGGCGATGAGTAGCAGAACCTGTGGGCGTGGTTCGGCGGCAGCTTCCATTGTTTCCTACTCGCTTTATATCACCAATGTGGATCCCATTGCCTACAAGCTCTATTTTGAGCGTTTTTTATCCATGGCCCGGATCGATCCCCCGGATATCGATGTTGATTTCGCCTGGGATGAACGCGATGGGGTTTTCCAACAGGTATTCAAGCGCTTTGGCTTTGATCATTGTGCAAGGGTTGCCAACCATAATAGTTTCAGGCTCCGTTCGGCAGTGAGGGAAACCGCCCGTTCCTATGGGATTCCCGACTCACAGATTACCCAGATGGAACACCGGTTGTTCCTTACCGGGCTGAAGGATGTCTCCGATCCGCTGTGGCATACCATCTGTTCGATTTCCAGACAGATGGTAGGGCTCCCCAAGGAATTGTCCATGCACTGCGGGGGGTTGGTCATAACGCCAAAAAAGGTATCCTGCTATGCCCCCATAGGGCTTTCCAGTGTGGGGTATCCCTTGCTCTCCTGGGAAAAGGAAGGTGCCGAGGCAGCGGGTTTCGTTAAGATCGATTTATTGGGCAATCGATCACTTGCCGTTATCCGCGATGCCTTGGCCAATCTGCAAGAAGAGGGGATTACCATCGATGAAACTACGTGGCATCCTACAATGGATAGGGCAACCGTTGCAGCTCTGGCGCGAGGCGATTCTTTAGGGGTGTTCTATATCGAATCCCCGGCGATGAGGCAATTGCAGAAGAAAACCGGTAAGGGTGACTTCGACCATATTGTCATCCATTCCTCGATTATCAGACCGGCAGCAAACAAATATATCAATGAATATGTCGAGCGTTTAAAAGGTAAGCCCTGGAAGGCGCTGCATCCCCGACTTGCCTACATCCTGGATGAGACGTATGGGATTCTCTGTTACCAGGAGGATGTCTCCAAGACTGCCGTGGCGTTGGCAAGTTTCAATGAAACCGATGCCGATGCCCTACGTAAGGTCATTGCAAAAAAGGCAGGGGGAGCCAAGCTGGCACGCTATGAACGCCAATTCTTCGAGGGGTGCAAAGCCAATGGTATCGAGGAACAGACGGTAAAGGAAGTCTGGGCCATGATGCTTTCCTTCGATGGCTATTCGTTTTGCAAACCCCATTCTGCTTCCTATGCAATGGTCTCCTTCCAGTCTGCCTATCTTCGGGTGCATCATCCTTCTGCCTTTATGGCTGCGGTCTTGTCCAACCAGGGAGGATATTACCGTCCCCATGCCTATATCAGCGAAGCTAGAAGGATGGGCCTTTCCCTTGTTGGACCCGATATCAACCAAAGCAGGGTTGCCTATTTTGCGAGGGAAAAAACACTCATAATCGGGCTTATGGCCATCGCTAACCTAAGCAGGACTGCAATGCAGGCCATCATTGATGAGCGGGATAGAGGCGGCAGGTTCTCTTCTCTCGAAGAAGTCTCCCCTAGGTTGTCCCTTAGCCGTGATGATTTCGTTGCCCTTGCAGCAGCAGGTGCCTTCGATTCCCTCGCCCCCTCTTTGCCTCGAAGCGAACAGCTGAAACAGTTGCTGATAACCAGTCGTAAAAGCGAGCCTTTCGGACAAGGCGACCTGTTTGCAAAAAAAAGAATGCCCATAGTCTCCAAGACGAAACAGATGCAGGGTAGGATTACACGGACAGAGGACGAGCTGCATCGGGAGTATGAGGCTTTGGGATTCCTCACTTCCTATCACCCTCTGGTGCTCTGGTCGAAGTTTTTGGCACCGGTCAAGCGCATATTGGCCTGTGACCTGAGCCAGCATGTGAACTACCATGTCAATCTGATAGGTTGGCAGGTTACCCAAAAGGAAGTCATGACCAAAGATGGGAAAAGTATGGGGTTTGTCTCTTTCGAGGATGAGACTGCCCTGTATGAAGCAGTCCTTTTTCCCGATATGTTTACCCGCTATTATCCGTTGCTCTGTACCCAATGGCCTTTAGAGGTGTTTGGTCTGGTACAGGAAGACCATGGGGCATTGTGTGTGCAGGTCATCTCGCTCAAACAGGTCGGGCGTAGCAAGGAAGTGAAAACATAA
- a CDS encoding GNAT family N-acetyltransferase has product MSDNNTIRLVRDSDAQEILAIYAPYIKETAITFEYEIPSLSAFKHRIKEISTDYPYLVYLSDNKITGYAYAHRYRERMAYQWNAELSVYVHPLYLHQGIGKELYGTLIELVKLQNIKNVYGGVTIPNEGSEHLHTSFGFEKVGVYHKTGYKCGKWHDVMWYEKKIGPYSIEPKPFISITEIEKQTIEKTMLDYLQKAPSWRQ; this is encoded by the coding sequence ATGTCAGATAACAATACTATCAGACTGGTAAGAGATTCCGATGCGCAGGAAATCCTTGCCATTTATGCACCCTATATCAAAGAGACTGCCATAACCTTCGAATACGAAATTCCTTCCCTTTCTGCTTTCAAGCATCGTATCAAGGAAATTTCTACTGACTACCCCTACCTTGTATACCTCTCAGACAATAAGATTACTGGCTATGCCTATGCCCATAGGTATAGGGAACGAATGGCCTATCAATGGAATGCTGAATTATCGGTATATGTGCATCCCTTATATTTGCACCAGGGCATTGGCAAAGAGCTGTATGGCACCCTAATCGAGCTCGTGAAATTACAGAATATCAAGAACGTGTATGGTGGTGTTACGATTCCCAATGAAGGCAGCGAACATCTCCACACTTCCTTTGGCTTCGAAAAGGTAGGAGTGTATCACAAAACAGGCTATAAATGCGGAAAGTGGCATGATGTTATGTGGTATGAGAAAAAAATCGGGCCATATAGTATTGAACCCAAACCGTTTATTTCTATCACTGAGATAGAAAAACAGACGATAGAGAAAACAATGCTCGATTACCTGCAAAAGGCACCATCATGGAGGCAATGA